A region of Bacillus cabrialesii DNA encodes the following proteins:
- the nosA gene encoding nitric oxide synthase translates to MEEKEILWNEAKAFIAACYQELGKEEEVKDRLDDIKSEIDRTGSYVHTKEELEHGAKMAWRNSNRCIGRLFWNSLNVIDRRDVRTKEDVRDALFHHIETATNNGKIRPTITIFPPEEKGEKQVEIWNHQLIRYAGYESDGERIGDPASRSLTAACEELGWRGERTDFDLLPLMFRMKGDKEPVWYDLPRSLVIEVPITHPDIEAFSDLELKWYGVPIISDMKLEVGGIHYNAAPFNGWYMGTEIGARNLADEKRYDKLKKVASIIGISTDYNTELWKDQALVELNKAVLHSYKKQGVSIVDHHTAASQFKRFEEQEEEAGRKLTGDWTWLIPPISPAATHIFHRSYDNSIVKPNYFYQDKPYE, encoded by the coding sequence TTGGAAGAAAAAGAAATACTCTGGAACGAAGCGAAAGCATTTATTGCCGCATGCTATCAGGAATTGGGAAAGGAGGAGGAAGTGAAAGACCGTCTCGATGATATTAAAAGTGAAATTGACCGGACAGGAAGCTATGTACATACGAAGGAAGAGCTTGAGCACGGAGCGAAAATGGCTTGGAGAAACAGCAACCGCTGCATCGGCAGATTGTTCTGGAATTCGCTGAATGTCATCGACAGACGTGACGTCCGGACGAAGGAAGATGTGCGAGACGCCCTCTTTCATCACATTGAAACCGCCACCAATAACGGGAAAATCAGGCCGACCATTACGATTTTTCCTCCGGAAGAGAAAGGTGAAAAGCAAGTCGAGATTTGGAATCATCAGCTGATCCGTTACGCTGGATATGAATCAGACGGAGAAAGAATCGGCGACCCGGCTTCCCGTTCCCTGACCGCAGCCTGCGAAGAGCTCGGCTGGCGCGGAGAGCGAACGGATTTTGACCTGCTGCCGCTCATGTTTCGCATGAAAGGCGATAAAGAGCCGGTCTGGTATGACCTGCCGCGTTCACTTGTGATCGAGGTGCCAATCACACATCCGGACATCGAAGCGTTTTCTGATCTGGAGCTGAAATGGTACGGGGTGCCGATTATTTCTGATATGAAGCTTGAGGTCGGGGGCATTCATTATAATGCCGCGCCATTTAACGGCTGGTATATGGGCACGGAAATCGGAGCGAGAAACCTGGCAGATGAAAAACGATATGACAAGCTCAAAAAAGTGGCGTCCATTATTGGCATTTCTACTGATTACAATACGGAACTATGGAAGGATCAAGCGCTTGTTGAATTGAATAAAGCCGTGCTGCACTCGTATAAAAAGCAAGGTGTCAGCATTGTTGACCATCATACGGCCGCAAGCCAATTTAAACGGTTTGAAGAACAGGAGGAAGAAGCGGGCAGAAAGCTGACGGGGGATTGGACGTGGCTGATTCCGCCGATTTCACCCGCTGCCACTCATATCTTCCACCGTTCCTATGACAACTCAATCGTTAAGCCGAATTACTTTTATCAGGATAAGCCTTACGAGTGA